Within Calidithermus timidus DSM 17022, the genomic segment GCCGCGGTAGGGCTGCTCGACGCCGACATCTATGGCCCCTCGCAGGCCCAGATGTTCGGCACGCAGACCCAGAAGCTCATGGTGGACGAGCAAAAGCGCATCGTGCCGCTCGAGCGTTATGGCATCAAGCTCGTCACCATCGCCAACATCGTTCCACCGGGGCAGGCCATGGTGTGGCGTGGCCCCATCCTGCACGGCACCCTCAGGCAATTCCTGCACGAGGTAGCCTGGGGCGAGCTCGATTACCTGATCGTGGACATGCCCCCGGGCACCGGCGACGTGCAGCTCTCGCTGGCTCAGCTGACCAAGGTCTCGGGCGGGGTGATCGTGACCACGCCACAGGACGTGGCCCGCATCGACGCCGAGCGCGCGGCGGACATGTTCAAGCGGGTGCAGGTGCCACTGCTGGGCGTGATCGAGAACATGTCCTACTTCGAGCAGGGGGGAGAGCGGATCCACATCTTTGGCCAGGGGGGTGGGCGCAGGATGGCCGAGGCCTACAAGACGGCTTTCCTGGGTGAGATCCCCATCGCCGTAGCCGTGCGTGAGGCCAGCGACGCCGGGATTCCGGTGGTGCTCTCGGCTCCCCATAGCCCC encodes:
- a CDS encoding Mrp/NBP35 family ATP-binding protein — translated: MSGVSEASVLEALRTVNDPELHKDLVSLGMVEKVVVEGNRVGVRINLTTPACPLKGQIETEVRAALARIGVDELELHFGASVRAPQNLPLPGIKHVVAIASGKGGVGKSTVAANLAVALAQEGAAVGLLDADIYGPSQAQMFGTQTQKLMVDEQKRIVPLERYGIKLVTIANIVPPGQAMVWRGPILHGTLRQFLHEVAWGELDYLIVDMPPGTGDVQLSLAQLTKVSGGVIVTTPQDVARIDAERAADMFKRVQVPLLGVIENMSYFEQGGERIHIFGQGGGRRMAEAYKTAFLGEIPIAVAVREASDAGIPVVLSAPHSPEAQALRGVARALAGQLSVQSYMLLPMA